One Drechmeria coniospora strain ARSEF 6962 chromosome 01, whole genome shotgun sequence genomic region harbors:
- a CDS encoding uracil phosphoribosyltransferase, with the protein MAMITAGSNQVPLGEKTCAAATVSASAHFNNVYVLPQTPQLIALLSIIRNKDTERADFIFYSNRIIRLLVEEGLNHLPVIEHKITTPVGHTYSGLMFQGKICGVSIMRAGEAMEHGLRDCCRSVRIGKILIQRDEDTSQPKLFYDKLPEDIAERWVLLLDPMFATGGSAIMAVQVLKARGVPEGRILFLNLIASPEGVQNFATKFPQLKVVTAFIDERLDEKKYNTPQTVQSGMD; encoded by the exons ATGGCTATGATAACTGCAGGATCCAATCAAGTTCCTCTCGGCGAGAAAACATGCGCTGCGGCTACGGTATCTGCCAGTGCGCATTTCAATAATGTTTATGTGCTGCCACAAACGCCGCAGCTTATTGCATTACTCTC AATCATACGGAACAAGGACACAGAGCGAGCCGACTTTATATTCTACTCTAACCGGATTATTCGATTACTCGTGGAAGAGGGCTTGAACCACCTTCCTGTGATTGAGCATAAAATCACCACTCCAGTTGGCCACACGTACAGCGGCCTCATGTTTCAAGGAAAGATATGTGGCGTGTCTATCATGCGCGCTGGCGAAGCCATGGAGCACGGCCTACGTGACTGCTGTCGTTCCGTCCGCATTGGCAAGATCCTCATCCAGCGTGATGAGGACACATCGCAACCAAAGTTGTTCTACGACAAGCTCCCGGAAGATATTGCCGAGAGATGGGTGCTGCTTCTTGATCCGATGTTCGCCACTG GCGGGTCAGCAATTATGGCTGTTCAGGTGCTCAAAGCCCGCGGAGTACCAGAGGGCCGCATACTATTTCTCAATTTAATTGCCAGCCCCGAAGGCGTTCAAAATTTCGCCACAAAGTTCCCTCAGCTGAAAGTCGTGACCGCTTTTATTGATGAG CGGCTGGATGAGAAAAAGTACAATACTCCCCAAACCGTTCAATCTGGTATGGACTAA
- a CDS encoding cystathionine beta-lyase translates to MTSSIEATSSTPGGKADNPHTTPMKRVDVDGHNLPPSPAPSSPRNGRWRYALATELVFTESKDQYGASSIPIYQSATFKQTSASGGQQDYDYTRSGNPTRSHLERHLAKIMNTNRALAVSSGMGALDIISRLLRPGDEVITGNDLYGGTHRLLTYMATNQGIVVHHVNTTDASSIKQCISDKTAMVLLESPTNPLIKIVDISSISRMTHEANPKALVIVDNTMLSPILCNPIDLGADIVYESGTKYLSGHHDIMAGVIAFNDTSIGDKLFFTINSTGCGLSPNDSFLLMRGVKTLAIRMEKQQANAQAIAEFLESHGFRVRYPGLKSHPQYDLHWSLARGAGAVLSFETGDPLVSKRIVEAARLWTISVSFGCVNSLISMPCQMSHASIDAKTRRERQMPEDIIRLCVGIEDVDDLIEDLYRALVQARAVKVTLDGFHAAGAAEELGKEPLALS, encoded by the exons ATGACCTCGTCAATTGAGGCTACTTCGTCTACCCCTGGGGGAAAGGCGGACAATCCGCATACAACCCCCATGAAGAGAGTCGATGTTGACGGACATAATCTTCCTCCATCTCCTGCACCCTCCAGTCCTCGCAACGGCCGGTGGCGGTATGCCTTGGCAACCGAGTTAGTCTTTACCGAGAGCAAGGATCAATATGGTGCCTCGAGCATCCCCATCTACCAATCCGCCACGTTCAAGCAGACATCGGCCAGTGGAGGTCAGCAAGATTACGACTACACGCGATCCGGCAACCCGACCCGAAGTCACCTCGAGCGCCATCTGGCCAAGATCATGAACACAAACCGAGCGCTTGCCGTCAGCTCTGGTATGGGTGCATTGGATATCATTTCTCGTCTACTCCGCCCAGGCGACGAAGTCATCACCGGCAACGACCTCTATGGTGGCACGCATCGTCTCCTCACATACATGGCCACTAATCAGGGAATCGTTGTTCACCATGTCAACACTACCGATGCCAGCTCCATTAAACAATGCATTTCGGATAAGACTGCGATGGTTCTCTTAGAGTCCCCAACAAACCCTCTCATTAAGATAGTGGATATATCCTCAATTTCTCGTATGACACATGAGGCAAACCCCAAAGCGCTTGTAATCGTCGACAATACTATGCTATCCCCTATCCTCTGCAACCCAATCGACCTCGGCGCGGATATCGTGTACGAGTCAGGCACAAAGTATCTGTCCGGCCACCACGACATCATGGCGGGTGTTATCGCGTTCAATGATACTTCCATTGGGGACAAGCTCTTCTTCACCATAAACTCGACCGGCTGCGGGCTGTCCCCTAATGACTCCTTCTTGCTCATGAGGGGCGTCAAAACACTGGCGATTCGAATGGAGAAGCAGCAGGCCAATGCACAGGCTATTGCAGAGTTTCTCGAGTCGCACGGTTTTCGCGTGCGATACCCTGGCCTAAAGTCTCACCCGCAGTATGACTTACACTGGTCCCTAGCTCGTGGTGCTGGCGCTGTTCTCTCATTTGAGACTGGCGATCCCTTGGTCTCAAAGCGTATTGTGGAGGCAGCACGACTCTGGACAATTAGTGTTAGCTTTGGGTGCGTCAACAGTCTCATTAGCATGCCCTGCCAGATGAGCCATGCAAGCATCGATGCCAAGACTAGGCGAGAACGTCAGATGCCTGAGGACATTATCCGACTCTGCGTCGGCATTGAAGACGTGGACGATCTAATTGAGGACTTATATCGTGCG CTCGTGCAGGCACGTGCCGTGAAAGTAACGTTGGATGGATTTCATGCAGCCGGGGCCGCAGAAGAGCTGGGGAAGGAACCTCTAGCACTCAGttaa